A DNA window from Eikenella exigua contains the following coding sequences:
- the pncA gene encoding bifunctional nicotinamidase/pyrazinamidase — MRALLLVDIQNDFMPSGRLPVAEGDAIIEPVNRIIGGYPLVVASQDWHPAGHESFASAHAGKKPFDVINLHGLEQVLWPDHCIAGSSGVAFHPELDTTPIAAVFRKGMDKHTDSYSAFYDNGRRRSTQLAAYLRAHGVTDIDVAGLAADFCVYFSIADALAEGFRVRLLEHATRAIDAAGFAAKKAELLAHPNFSLAD, encoded by the coding sequence ATGCGAGCCCTTCTTCTTGTCGATATCCAAAACGACTTCATGCCAAGCGGCCGCCTGCCTGTGGCCGAAGGCGATGCCATTATCGAGCCGGTAAACCGGATTATCGGCGGCTATCCGCTGGTGGTGGCCTCTCAAGACTGGCATCCCGCCGGACACGAGAGCTTCGCCTCCGCCCATGCCGGTAAAAAGCCGTTCGACGTCATCAATCTGCACGGTTTGGAGCAAGTGCTGTGGCCGGACCACTGCATTGCCGGCAGCAGCGGCGTGGCGTTTCATCCCGAGCTCGACACCACGCCCATCGCCGCCGTGTTCCGCAAGGGCATGGACAAGCACACCGACAGCTACAGCGCGTTTTACGATAACGGCCGCCGTCGCAGCACCCAGCTTGCCGCCTATTTGCGCGCCCACGGCGTAACCGATATTGATGTGGCGGGGCTGGCTGCCGATTTCTGCGTGTATTTCAGCATTGCCGACGCGCTCGCCGAAGGCTTCCGTGTGCGCCTGCTCGAACACGCCACCCGTGCCATCGATGCCGCAGGCTTCGCCGCCAAAAAAGCCGAACTGCTGGCGCATCCGAATTTTTCGCTGGCCGATTAG
- a CDS encoding glutamine--tRNA ligase/YqeY domain fusion protein, protein MLNKDQFADNHFIRTIIEEDLKSGKHNAIQTRFPPEPNGYLHIGHAKSICLNFGLAYIYDGLCNLRFDDTNPEKENDEYVNAIKEDVEWLGFHWAGEPRFASNYFDQLYNYAVGLIKDGKAYVDDLMPEEMREYRGTLTQAGKNSPYRDRSIEENLDLFTRMKNGEFPDGSKTLRLKIDMAAGNINMRDPVIYRIRRAHHHNTGDKWCIYPMYDYTHCISDAIEGITHSLCTLEFEDHRPLYDWVLDNIPAPHPTRPRQYEFSRLELLYSITSKRKLNQLVADGHVAGWDDPRMPTISGMRRRGYTPEGLRLFAKRAGISKSENIVDMSVLEGAIREELENSAPRMMAVLNPIKATLTNYDTAQAESRTAPYHPNREDMGSRELPISSTLYIEADDFSENPPKGWKRLTPGGEVRLRYSYVIKCDEVVKDASGNIVELKCSLDYDTLGKNPEGRKVKGVIHWLSAEHAVPATVRLYDRLFTEPRPDAVRGEDGASLPFTDFLNPESAKEITAYVEAAANDLPAESRWQFERLGYFVTDRKDHAKGKPVFNKTVGLRDTWQVKAQ, encoded by the coding sequence ATGCTTAATAAAGACCAATTCGCCGACAACCATTTCATCCGCACCATCATCGAAGAAGACCTCAAAAGCGGCAAACACAATGCCATCCAAACCCGTTTCCCGCCCGAACCCAACGGCTATCTGCACATCGGCCACGCCAAATCCATCTGCCTGAATTTCGGTTTGGCCTATATTTACGACGGCTTGTGCAACCTGCGTTTCGACGATACCAACCCTGAAAAAGAAAACGACGAATACGTTAATGCCATCAAAGAAGATGTTGAGTGGCTCGGTTTCCATTGGGCGGGCGAGCCGCGTTTCGCTTCCAACTATTTCGACCAGCTTTATAACTACGCCGTCGGTTTGATCAAAGACGGCAAAGCGTATGTGGATGATTTGATGCCCGAAGAAATGCGAGAATACCGCGGCACGCTGACCCAAGCGGGCAAAAACAGCCCATACCGCGATCGCAGCATCGAAGAAAACCTCGACCTGTTCACACGTATGAAAAACGGTGAATTCCCCGACGGCAGCAAAACCCTGCGCCTGAAAATCGATATGGCGGCAGGCAACATCAATATGCGCGACCCCGTCATCTACCGCATCCGCCGCGCCCACCACCACAACACCGGCGACAAATGGTGCATCTACCCGATGTACGACTACACGCATTGCATTTCTGATGCCATCGAAGGCATCACGCACTCCTTGTGTACGCTCGAATTTGAAGACCACCGCCCGCTTTACGACTGGGTATTGGACAACATCCCCGCGCCGCACCCCACCCGCCCGCGCCAATACGAGTTTTCCCGTTTGGAGCTGTTGTATTCCATCACCTCCAAACGCAAACTGAACCAATTGGTTGCCGACGGCCACGTTGCCGGCTGGGACGATCCGCGTATGCCCACCATTTCCGGTATGCGCCGCCGCGGCTACACGCCCGAAGGCCTGCGCCTGTTTGCCAAACGCGCCGGTATTTCCAAATCGGAAAATATCGTTGATATGAGCGTGTTGGAAGGCGCGATTCGCGAAGAGCTGGAAAACTCCGCCCCGCGCATGATGGCCGTGTTGAATCCGATCAAGGCAACGCTCACCAACTACGATACAGCCCAAGCCGAAAGTCGCACCGCGCCCTATCACCCGAACCGCGAAGACATGGGCAGCCGCGAACTGCCGATTTCGTCCACGCTCTATATCGAAGCCGACGATTTCAGCGAAAACCCGCCCAAAGGCTGGAAACGCCTCACACCCGGCGGCGAAGTGCGCCTGCGCTATAGTTATGTGATAAAGTGCGACGAAGTGGTGAAAGACGCCAGCGGCAACATCGTCGAACTCAAATGCAGCTTGGATTACGACACCTTGGGCAAAAACCCCGAAGGCCGCAAAGTGAAAGGCGTTATCCACTGGCTTTCCGCCGAACACGCCGTGCCCGCCACCGTGCGCCTGTACGACCGCCTGTTCACCGAACCCCGCCCCGATGCCGTGCGCGGCGAAGACGGTGCATCCCTGCCGTTTACCGATTTCCTCAACCCCGAATCGGCTAAAGAAATCACCGCATACGTTGAAGCCGCTGCCAACGATTTGCCTGCGGAGAGCCGTTGGCAGTTCGAACGGCTGGGCTATTTCGTTACCGACCGCAAAGACCACGCAAAAGGCAAGCCCGTGTTTAACAAAACGGTGGGTTTGCGCGACACTTGGCAGGTGAAAGCCCAATAA
- the dapD gene encoding 2,3,4,5-tetrahydropyridine-2,6-dicarboxylate N-succinyltransferase gives MSLQNIIETAFEQRAEITPHNVSAEVKEAVLDTIYQLDSGSLRVAERQGVGQWKVNEWAKKAVLLSFRIADNEVASDGVSKYFDKVPTKFADWIPQQFQVAGFRAVPGAVARRGSFIGKNVVLMPSYVNIGAYVDEGTMVDTWATVGSCAQIGKNVHLSGGVGIGGVLEPLQAAPTIIEDNCFIGARSEIVEGVIVEEGSVISMGVYIGQSTKIYDRETGEIHYGRVPAGSVVVSGSLPAKDGTHSLYCAVIVKKVDAQTRAKTSVNELLRGV, from the coding sequence ATGTCTCTACAAAACATCATCGAAACCGCGTTTGAACAGCGCGCCGAAATTACTCCGCACAATGTTTCCGCCGAAGTGAAGGAAGCCGTGCTCGATACGATTTATCAGCTCGATTCCGGTAGCCTGCGCGTGGCCGAGCGGCAGGGCGTGGGGCAGTGGAAAGTGAACGAGTGGGCGAAAAAGGCCGTGCTGCTTTCCTTCCGCATTGCCGATAACGAAGTGGCCAGCGACGGCGTGAGCAAATATTTCGACAAAGTGCCCACCAAATTCGCCGATTGGATTCCGCAGCAGTTTCAGGTAGCCGGTTTCCGCGCCGTGCCCGGCGCCGTGGCGCGCCGCGGCAGCTTTATCGGCAAAAACGTGGTGTTGATGCCTTCTTATGTGAACATCGGCGCCTATGTGGACGAGGGTACGATGGTAGATACTTGGGCCACCGTGGGCTCTTGCGCGCAAATCGGTAAAAACGTGCACCTGAGCGGTGGCGTGGGCATCGGCGGCGTGCTCGAGCCGTTGCAGGCTGCGCCCACCATCATTGAAGATAACTGCTTCATCGGCGCACGTAGCGAAATTGTGGAAGGTGTGATTGTGGAAGAGGGCAGCGTGATTTCCATGGGCGTGTATATCGGCCAATCCACCAAGATTTACGACCGCGAAACCGGCGAAATCCACTACGGCCGCGTGCCCGCCGGCTCGGTGGTGGTGTCGGGCAGCCTGCCGGCTAAAGACGGCACGCACAGCCTCTACTGCGCCGTGATCGTGAAGAAAGTGGACGCGCAAACTCGAGCCAAAACCAGCGTGAACGAACTGCTACGCGGCGTGTAG
- a CDS encoding IscS subfamily cysteine desulfurase produces the protein MAKQTPIYLDYAATCPVDKRVAEKMIPYLSDIFGNPASNSHTFGWTAEEAVEKARANIAALINADPKEIVFTSGATESDNLAIKGAANFYKSKGKHLITVKTEHKAVLDTMRDLERQGFEVTYLGVQENGLIDLDELKAVIRPDTILISVMWVNNEIGVVQDIPAIGEICREQKIIFHVDAAQACGKIPVDVEAAKIDLLSMSGHKVYGPKGIGALYVRRKPRVRLAAQMHGGGHERGFRSGTLPTHQIVGMGEAFRIAKEELAQDMAHYTKLRDIFLKGIEGIEEVYINGDLEHRAPNNLNVSFNFVEGESLIMAVKELAVSSGSACTSASLEPSYVLRALGRNDELAHSSLRITFGRMTTEEEVQFAAELIKSKIGKLRELSPLWEMFKEGIDLSTVEWAEH, from the coding sequence ATGGCCAAACAAACCCCCATCTATCTCGACTACGCCGCCACCTGCCCCGTAGACAAACGCGTGGCCGAAAAAATGATTCCCTATTTGAGCGACATCTTCGGCAACCCCGCCTCCAACAGCCACACATTCGGCTGGACGGCGGAAGAAGCTGTTGAAAAAGCCCGTGCCAACATCGCCGCCCTGATTAACGCCGACCCCAAAGAAATCGTCTTCACCAGCGGCGCGACTGAGTCTGACAACCTCGCCATCAAAGGCGCGGCAAACTTCTATAAATCCAAAGGCAAACACCTCATCACCGTCAAAACCGAACACAAAGCCGTGCTCGACACCATGCGCGACCTCGAACGCCAAGGTTTTGAAGTCACCTACCTCGGCGTACAAGAAAACGGCCTGATCGATTTGGACGAACTCAAAGCTGTCATCCGACCCGACACCATCCTGATTTCCGTGATGTGGGTAAACAACGAAATCGGCGTGGTTCAAGACATCCCCGCCATCGGAGAAATCTGCCGTGAACAAAAAATCATCTTCCACGTCGATGCCGCCCAAGCCTGCGGCAAAATACCTGTGGACGTTGAAGCCGCCAAAATCGACTTACTGTCCATGTCCGGACACAAAGTGTACGGCCCCAAAGGCATCGGCGCACTATACGTCCGCCGCAAACCCCGCGTCCGCCTCGCAGCCCAAATGCACGGCGGCGGCCATGAACGCGGTTTCCGCAGCGGCACCCTGCCCACCCACCAAATCGTCGGCATGGGCGAAGCCTTCCGCATCGCCAAAGAAGAACTCGCGCAAGATATGGCGCACTACACCAAACTGCGCGACATTTTCCTCAAAGGCATCGAAGGCATCGAAGAAGTCTATATCAACGGCGACCTCGAACACCGCGCCCCGAACAACCTGAACGTCAGCTTCAACTTCGTCGAAGGCGAAAGCCTGATTATGGCAGTGAAAGAACTCGCCGTATCCAGCGGCTCCGCCTGTACCTCCGCTTCGCTCGAACCCAGCTACGTCCTGCGCGCGCTCGGCCGCAACGACGAACTAGCGCACTCATCTCTGCGCATCACCTTCGGCCGCATGACCACCGAAGAAGAAGTGCAGTTTGCAGCAGAACTGATTAAATCCAAAATCGGCAAACTGCGCGAGCTTTCTCCGCTGTGGGAGATGTTTAAGGAAGGAATTGATTTGAGTACGGTAGAGTGGGCAGAACATTGA
- the aat gene encoding leucyl/phenylalanyl-tRNA--protein transferase codes for MAQNIPLLPEGCLQFPDPRLAIAEHDGLVAVSRDLTAQRLLAAYQQGIFPWFEEDGLFFWFATAPRTVLRPQRLHIGRSLAKVMRNRHYAVTVNQNFPAVISACAATPRPHQGGSWIAPAFQVAYTELHRIGHAHSFECWYPDENDHLLLAGGLYGVQIGRVFFGESMFAWQNDASKIAFAHAMPFLQRCGIALIDCQQDTPHLARFGSELMAFNDFQAELNRLTAQTLAEPIGQRLLQQQGAWFGKEE; via the coding sequence ATGGCTCAAAATATTCCTTTGCTACCGGAAGGCTGTTTGCAGTTTCCCGACCCGCGCTTGGCCATTGCCGAACACGATGGCTTGGTGGCAGTGAGCCGGGATTTAACGGCACAGCGGCTTTTGGCAGCTTATCAACAGGGCATCTTCCCGTGGTTTGAGGAGGATGGCCTGTTTTTTTGGTTTGCCACCGCGCCGCGCACGGTGCTGCGGCCCCAGCGGCTGCACATCGGCCGCTCGCTGGCCAAGGTCATGCGCAATCGGCATTACGCGGTAACGGTCAACCAAAACTTCCCCGCCGTGATTTCCGCCTGCGCCGCCACGCCCAGGCCGCATCAGGGTGGCAGCTGGATCGCACCGGCGTTTCAGGTAGCCTACACCGAGCTGCACCGCATCGGCCATGCGCATTCGTTTGAATGCTGGTATCCCGATGAAAACGATCATCTGCTTTTGGCCGGCGGGCTTTATGGCGTGCAGATTGGTCGGGTATTTTTCGGCGAATCGATGTTTGCCTGGCAGAACGATGCCTCGAAAATCGCTTTTGCCCATGCCATGCCGTTTTTGCAGCGCTGCGGCATCGCCTTAATCGATTGCCAGCAAGACACGCCGCATCTGGCGCGTTTCGGCTCGGAGCTGATGGCTTTTAACGATTTCCAGGCTGAATTAAACCGCCTGACCGCACAAACACTTGCCGAACCCATCGGCCAGCGCCTGCTCCAACAGCAGGGTGCGTGGTTCGGCAAGGAGGAGTGA
- the iscU gene encoding Fe-S cluster assembly scaffold IscU codes for MAYSDKVIDHYENPRNVGTLDKDDSNVGTGMVGAPACGDVMRLQIKVNDQGIIEDAKFKTYGCGSAIASSSLITEWVKGKSLDDALAIKNSEIAEELELPPVKIHCSILAEDAVKAAVADYKKKKGV; via the coding sequence ATGGCATACAGCGATAAAGTTATTGACCACTACGAAAATCCGCGCAACGTCGGCACGCTCGATAAAGACGACAGTAATGTCGGCACTGGCATGGTGGGTGCGCCCGCCTGCGGCGACGTAATGCGCCTGCAAATCAAAGTGAACGACCAAGGCATCATCGAAGACGCCAAATTTAAAACTTACGGCTGCGGCTCCGCTATCGCTTCTTCCAGCCTGATTACCGAATGGGTGAAAGGCAAAAGCCTGGACGACGCGCTGGCGATTAAAAACAGCGAAATTGCCGAAGAATTGGAACTGCCGCCCGTGAAAATCCACTGCTCGATTTTGGCGGAAGACGCAGTGAAAGCCGCCGTGGCCGATTATAAAAAGAAAAAAGGCGTATAA
- a CDS encoding Rrf2 family transcriptional regulator: protein MKLTTKGRFAVTAMLDLALHGCENPVSLNAISGRQNISLSYLEQLFGKLRRAGLVESVRGPGGGYLLSRQPGSINIAEIIYAAEDKLDATRCGGQTNCHKGALCLTHDLWENLNQTIQGYLNSISLQDVLDKRYSHYLS, encoded by the coding sequence ATGAAATTAACCACCAAAGGCCGTTTTGCCGTAACCGCCATGCTCGATTTAGCGCTGCACGGGTGCGAAAACCCCGTCAGCCTCAATGCTATCAGCGGACGGCAGAATATTTCCTTATCGTACCTCGAACAGCTTTTCGGCAAACTGCGCCGCGCCGGGCTGGTAGAAAGCGTGCGTGGGCCCGGCGGTGGTTATCTGCTCAGCCGCCAGCCCGGTAGTATCAACATTGCCGAAATCATCTACGCCGCCGAAGACAAGCTGGATGCCACCCGCTGCGGCGGCCAAACCAACTGCCATAAAGGCGCGCTCTGCCTCACGCATGATTTATGGGAGAACCTCAACCAAACCATCCAAGGCTACCTGAACAGCATCTCCCTGCAAGATGTGCTTGATAAAAGGTATAGCCACTACCTGTCATGA
- the iscA gene encoding iron-sulfur cluster assembly protein IscA, translating to MITLTPNAAEHIRSFLTKRGKGEGIRIGVKTSGCSGMAYTLEFADEILPDDLVFEGHGVKVLVDPKSHIYLDGTELDFTKEGLQEGFKFANPNVKNECGCGESFNV from the coding sequence ATGATTACACTCACACCCAACGCTGCCGAACACATCCGCAGCTTCCTCACCAAGCGCGGCAAAGGCGAAGGCATCCGCATCGGCGTGAAAACCAGCGGCTGCTCCGGCATGGCCTACACGCTGGAATTTGCCGATGAAATCCTGCCCGATGATTTGGTGTTTGAAGGGCACGGCGTGAAAGTATTGGTTGATCCGAAAAGCCATATCTATCTCGACGGCACCGAGTTGGACTTCACCAAAGAAGGCCTGCAGGAGGGCTTCAAATTCGCCAACCCGAACGTGAAAAACGAATGCGGTTGCGGCGAAAGCTTTAATGTTTGA
- a CDS encoding DksA/TraR family C4-type zinc finger protein, with translation MAGGWAPDGAEQAQIDANLDDALAAARQNLPSGESAHECAECGEPIPEARRCALPGVQLCIVCQEEVDKQQQFRSAYNRRGSKDSQLK, from the coding sequence ATGGCCGGTGGCTGGGCGCCCGACGGCGCGGAACAGGCGCAAATCGACGCCAATTTAGACGACGCGTTGGCCGCCGCTCGGCAAAACCTGCCCTCCGGTGAAAGCGCCCACGAATGCGCCGAATGCGGCGAGCCGATTCCCGAAGCCCGCCGCTGTGCCCTGCCCGGGGTACAGTTGTGCATCGTCTGCCAAGAAGAGGTCGATAAACAACAGCAATTCCGATCCGCCTACAACCGGCGCGGTAGCAAGGACAGCCAGCTGAAATAG
- the rlmE gene encoding 23S rRNA (uridine(2552)-2'-O)-methyltransferase RlmE, whose protein sequence is MATRSKSSKSWLNEHVNDPYVHQAQKDGYRARAAYKLLEINEKDKLIKNGTVLADLGSAPGSWSQVAVKLVGAQGRVFALDILPMEPITGVSFIQGDFRENEVLEELENLLEGRALDLVICDMAPNMSGNAVTDQARSYVLCELALDFAADHLKTGGNMLVKVFQGAGFQEYMQAMRGVFAQVQVRKPKASRSRSSEVYLLGRNKR, encoded by the coding sequence ATGGCAACCCGTTCCAAATCCTCTAAAAGCTGGCTGAACGAGCACGTGAACGACCCCTATGTGCATCAGGCGCAAAAAGACGGCTACCGTGCCCGGGCGGCATACAAATTGCTGGAAATCAACGAAAAAGACAAGTTGATTAAAAACGGTACGGTGTTGGCCGATTTGGGCAGCGCGCCGGGCAGTTGGTCGCAGGTGGCAGTTAAGCTGGTGGGGGCGCAGGGCAGGGTGTTCGCATTGGATATTTTGCCGATGGAGCCGATTACAGGCGTATCGTTTATCCAAGGCGATTTTCGCGAAAACGAGGTGTTGGAAGAGTTGGAAAACCTGCTCGAAGGCCGCGCGCTAGACCTTGTAATTTGCGATATGGCACCCAATATGTCGGGCAATGCGGTAACCGATCAGGCGCGCAGCTATGTTTTGTGCGAGCTGGCGCTGGATTTTGCCGCCGATCATCTGAAAACCGGCGGCAATATGCTGGTTAAGGTGTTTCAGGGCGCGGGTTTTCAGGAATATATGCAGGCCATGCGCGGGGTGTTTGCCCAAGTGCAGGTGCGCAAGCCCAAGGCTTCGCGCAGCCGTTCCAGCGAGGTGTATCTGCTGGGCAGGAATAAGCGGTAA
- a CDS encoding recombinase RecA: MFTSEEAQSLLAEKGIGKTVLQRLQQMGLDDVAKLAAADVADVLEQSAALTGSTCWKNSPQAKAAVVAAIAWAVNRQKAT, translated from the coding sequence ATGTTTACCTCAGAAGAAGCTCAATCCCTGCTCGCCGAAAAAGGCATCGGCAAAACCGTGCTGCAACGCTTACAGCAAATGGGTTTGGACGACGTGGCCAAACTGGCCGCTGCTGATGTTGCCGATGTATTGGAGCAGAGCGCGGCGCTCACCGGCAGCACTTGCTGGAAAAATAGCCCACAGGCCAAAGCTGCTGTAGTCGCCGCCATTGCTTGGGCGGTAAACCGACAAAAGGCTACCTGA